Proteins from one Deinococcus actinosclerus genomic window:
- a CDS encoding DUF4350 domain-containing protein, which yields MFNSTLRRGFVLLASVSLALSSCGRTPASAAPNLSALAAAGEPVINELYYDSPSTDVGTFIELKGPAGASLSGYTLAAFDTAGTQYRTITLSGTIPASGYFVVAQDTTVPSRTLVNAGTDLNNGAGSLRLLKSTTIIDAVAYGSPTSNRGEGSSAPTTGAGSALARVPDGSDTNANSVDFKVQVSTPGAANGGGTGGGGGTTGKKVLFDLTKAEDAGNADWRIDGAYSDYANALRGLGYTVSSVTGTSITSTSLSGASVLVIPEPQNPFSDAERAAIQSFVQNGGGLFMITDHRVSDRNNSGWDSPEVFDGWDGSTPASVSSTYQASLNSDVTFGLNASFNSSFSDPVLTATPLTTHPILSGVSSAGVYVGTSVDVLAGTALMGTGGKTYLAVNSVGTGRVVMWGDSSTFEDNTLSDGSTGTYNNWPNLSNAAMGKNIVRWLAKDL from the coding sequence ATGTTCAATTCAACCCTCCGGCGCGGCTTCGTGCTGCTGGCCTCCGTTTCCCTTGCGTTGTCTTCCTGTGGTCGCACGCCCGCCTCGGCGGCGCCGAACCTGTCTGCCCTGGCGGCGGCGGGTGAGCCGGTCATCAACGAGCTGTACTACGACTCGCCCAGCACGGACGTGGGGACGTTCATCGAACTGAAGGGCCCGGCGGGCGCGAGCCTGAGCGGGTACACCCTGGCGGCGTTCGATACGGCGGGCACGCAGTACCGCACGATCACGCTGTCCGGGACGATCCCGGCGAGCGGGTACTTCGTGGTGGCGCAGGACACGACCGTGCCCAGCCGCACGCTGGTGAACGCCGGCACGGACCTGAACAACGGCGCGGGCAGTCTGCGCCTGCTGAAGAGCACCACGATCATCGACGCGGTGGCGTACGGCTCGCCCACCAGCAACCGGGGCGAGGGCAGCTCGGCGCCCACGACCGGGGCGGGCAGCGCCCTGGCGCGCGTGCCGGACGGGTCGGACACGAACGCGAACAGCGTGGACTTCAAGGTGCAGGTCAGCACGCCCGGCGCGGCGAACGGGGGCGGAACCGGCGGCGGGGGCGGCACGACCGGGAAGAAGGTCCTGTTCGACCTGACGAAGGCCGAGGACGCCGGGAACGCCGACTGGCGCATCGACGGGGCGTACAGCGATTACGCCAATGCCCTGCGCGGGCTGGGGTACACGGTGAGCAGCGTGACCGGCACGAGCATCACCTCGACCAGCCTGTCGGGCGCGTCGGTGCTCGTCATTCCCGAACCGCAGAATCCCTTCAGTGATGCGGAGCGCGCCGCGATCCAGAGCTTCGTGCAGAACGGCGGCGGGCTGTTCATGATCACCGACCACCGCGTCAGCGACCGCAACAACAGCGGCTGGGACAGCCCGGAGGTGTTCGACGGCTGGGACGGCAGCACGCCCGCCAGCGTCAGCAGCACGTATCAGGCCAGCCTGAACAGTGACGTGACCTTCGGGCTGAACGCGTCGTTCAACTCCAGCTTCAGCGATCCGGTCCTCACGGCCACCCCCCTGACCACGCACCCCATCCTCAGTGGCGTGAGCAGCGCCGGGGTGTACGTGGGCACCAGCGTGGACGTTCTGGCGGGCACGGCGCTGATGGGCACGGGCGGCAAGACGTACCTCGCGGTGAACAGCGTGGGCACGGGCCGCGTGGTGATGTGGGGCGACAGCAGCACCTTCGAGGACAACACCCTGTCGGACGGCAGCACCGGCACGTACAACAACTGGCCGAACCTGAGCAACGCGGCGATGGGCAAGAACATCGTGCGCTGGCTGGCGAAGGATCTCTGA
- the pheS gene encoding phenylalanine--tRNA ligase subunit alpha, translating to MQHEAIPEIQAAATLDALQAVKTKYVGKSGLVTRELGTLGKLPPEERKARGAEINAVRQAIQDALDTREATLKREALDAQLASEAIDVTLPGLPLPAGGLHPINRVYDDLIAIYERMGYTVVEGPEVEDEHHNFEALNVPWYHPARDLQDTFWLEDGRLLRTHTSNMQIRYMVNHDPPLKMVSRGKVYRYEATDATHEAMFHQLEGMVVGDGISMADLKGTIAEMARGLYGPGAKVRFQPSYYPFTEPGADFAVYWDNPRGESKWLELGGCGMIHPNVFRAVDDLREAQGKPRVYEGKTGFAFGLGPERIAMLKYKIPDIRYFYANDPRVIGQFRGELE from the coding sequence ATGCAGCACGAAGCCATCCCCGAAATCCAGGCGGCCGCCACCCTCGACGCGCTCCAGGCCGTCAAGACCAAGTACGTCGGCAAGAGCGGCCTCGTCACCCGCGAACTCGGCACCCTGGGTAAACTGCCCCCCGAGGAACGCAAGGCGCGCGGCGCGGAGATCAACGCCGTGAGGCAGGCCATCCAGGACGCCCTCGACACCCGCGAAGCCACCCTGAAACGTGAAGCCCTGGACGCCCAGCTCGCCAGCGAGGCCATTGACGTCACCCTGCCCGGCCTGCCGCTCCCCGCCGGGGGCCTGCACCCCATCAACCGCGTGTACGACGACCTGATCGCCATCTACGAACGCATGGGCTACACGGTCGTCGAGGGCCCGGAAGTCGAGGACGAGCACCACAATTTCGAGGCTCTGAACGTCCCCTGGTACCACCCCGCCCGCGACCTCCAGGACACCTTCTGGCTGGAAGACGGCCGGCTGCTGCGCACCCACACCAGCAACATGCAGATCCGCTACATGGTCAACCACGACCCCCCGCTGAAAATGGTCAGCCGCGGCAAGGTGTACCGCTACGAGGCCACCGACGCCACCCACGAGGCCATGTTCCACCAGCTCGAAGGGATGGTCGTCGGCGACGGCATCAGCATGGCCGACCTGAAAGGCACCATCGCCGAGATGGCCCGCGGCCTCTACGGCCCCGGCGCGAAGGTCCGCTTCCAGCCCAGCTACTACCCCTTCACCGAACCCGGCGCGGACTTCGCCGTGTACTGGGACAACCCGCGCGGCGAGAGCAAATGGCTGGAACTCGGCGGCTGCGGCATGATCCACCCCAACGTCTTCAGGGCCGTCGACGACCTGCGTGAAGCCCAGGGCAAGCCCCGCGTGTACGAGGGCAAGACCGGCTTCGCGTTCGGCCTCGGCCCGGAACGCATCGCCATGCTCAAGTACAAGATTCCCGACATCCGCTACTTCTACGCCAACGACCCCCGCGTCATCGGGCAGTTCCGGGGAGAACTGGAGTGA
- a CDS encoding NUDIX hydrolase has product MRARAVAIILNDATSDSAEVLLMLRRKQGRAYATLPGGGIEPGETPAQACVREVLEEVNLTVTVGPPLLVLENIGNLEHYFRAQVQSGEMRLGDGPEAIRSSDDNWYSPQWVPLTQLESVNLVPERARELVREVAGPSSLRHD; this is encoded by the coding sequence GTGAGGGCGCGCGCCGTCGCCATCATCCTCAACGACGCCACCAGCGACAGCGCCGAGGTGCTGCTGATGCTGCGCCGCAAGCAGGGCCGGGCGTACGCCACGCTGCCCGGCGGCGGCATCGAGCCCGGCGAGACGCCCGCGCAGGCCTGCGTGCGCGAGGTGCTGGAGGAAGTGAACCTGACCGTCACGGTCGGCCCGCCCCTCCTCGTGCTGGAGAACATCGGCAACCTGGAGCACTACTTCCGGGCGCAGGTGCAGTCCGGCGAGATGCGCCTCGGCGACGGTCCCGAAGCGATCCGCAGCAGCGACGACAACTGGTACTCGCCGCAGTGGGTGCCCCTCACGCAGCTGGAAAGCGTGAACCTCGTGCCTGAGCGGGCAAGGGAACTCGTGCGCGAGGTGGCCGGGCCCTCCTCGCTTCGGCACGACTGA
- a CDS encoding phenylalanine--tRNA ligase subunit beta: MKIPYSWLKELVPNLPSVTELEPIFAGLGLPLEGVEEVAAPPAGVLLVAVKAAEAMPGTQLTKLTLDAGEHGVKVIASGAGNAVGLPAGTMLALVSPGTELGGMTYGVRALQGVESWGMAASAKELGLGESNAGLMLFPANTAKPGTPMRELWAADHVLDVEVTPNRADVLSALGLARDLAAFLKLDLVQPPMGPQAVGEGEIRVSLPEKGIRIERDPTQKLRFGCDRFVARTVSGLRNGPAPLWMQRRVTLAGMRSIDLIVDTSNYVMLELGQPTALYDRRDVRGDQILVAFGLRQGEVVRDLLGGEQEVGPEDLLILDGAQPEVSTVAEAFETAGQPRAGDTVLGIAGIVGGDHGHVRADTTDVVVEVAHFDPVLLRRTSTRLGLKTDAVFRYERGVDPLLPERAAARLVGLLGDTGGQVHPGATVVGDPEIPGRIEATGEQIRALLGMPVDTDEMRGILTRLGCVVDGEGDTLSVLPPSWRVDMAIWQDLAEEVARLHGFVHLPETLPTLRVHESNLGAEREGVARATLRRTLAGLGAQEVVTYTFTSDEEAHKARTERPGVRLRNPLSADRTALRTALYPSLVKAAQAHAKGDRALIFEMGRIFPATGETERMGLLMRGPLAPRTDQAGVAGDFRAFKGLVESLAGTLGASFELRQLRGDAVPAALHPGIAGEVVWNGQSVGWLGALHPEIAQAFGLKGDTFLMEAALPLPPREWAFRDPSRAPAAWRDLAVITPTGVSYGEIAALLREHGGTLLESVEPFDVFTGEQIGAGNRSVAVRLVFRGEKTLTDAEVDPVMDALMGAVRAQGWTIREK; encoded by the coding sequence ATGAAAATTCCGTATTCGTGGTTGAAGGAACTGGTGCCGAACCTGCCGTCCGTGACGGAGCTGGAGCCGATCTTCGCGGGGCTGGGCCTGCCGCTGGAGGGCGTGGAGGAGGTCGCCGCGCCGCCCGCGGGGGTGCTGCTGGTGGCGGTGAAGGCGGCCGAGGCGATGCCGGGCACGCAGCTGACGAAACTGACGCTGGACGCCGGTGAGCACGGCGTGAAGGTCATCGCGTCGGGCGCGGGGAACGCGGTGGGGCTGCCGGCGGGGACGATGCTGGCGCTCGTGTCGCCGGGCACCGAGCTGGGCGGCATGACGTACGGCGTGCGGGCCCTGCAGGGCGTGGAGTCCTGGGGCATGGCCGCCAGCGCGAAGGAACTGGGCCTAGGCGAGAGCAACGCGGGCCTGATGCTGTTCCCGGCGAATACTGCGAAGCCCGGCACGCCGATGCGGGAGCTGTGGGCGGCGGATCACGTGCTGGACGTGGAGGTCACCCCGAACCGCGCGGACGTGCTGAGCGCGCTGGGGCTGGCGCGGGATCTGGCGGCGTTCCTGAAGCTGGACCTCGTGCAGCCCCCGATGGGGCCGCAGGCGGTGGGGGAGGGCGAGATCCGCGTGTCCCTGCCCGAGAAGGGCATCCGCATCGAGCGTGACCCGACCCAGAAGCTGCGCTTCGGCTGCGACCGCTTCGTGGCCCGCACCGTCAGTGGCCTGCGCAACGGCCCGGCGCCACTGTGGATGCAGCGCCGCGTGACCCTGGCGGGCATGCGGTCCATCGACCTGATCGTGGATACCAGCAACTACGTGATGCTGGAACTGGGCCAGCCGACCGCGCTGTACGACCGCCGGGACGTGCGCGGCGATCAGATTCTCGTGGCGTTCGGGTTGCGTCAGGGCGAGGTCGTGCGGGACCTGCTGGGGGGCGAGCAGGAGGTCGGTCCGGAGGACCTGCTCATCCTCGACGGCGCGCAGCCCGAGGTGTCCACCGTCGCGGAGGCCTTCGAGACGGCCGGGCAGCCCAGGGCCGGCGACACGGTACTGGGCATCGCGGGCATCGTGGGCGGCGACCACGGGCACGTCCGCGCCGACACGACCGACGTGGTGGTGGAGGTCGCGCACTTCGACCCGGTGCTGCTGCGCCGCACGAGCACCCGCCTGGGCCTGAAGACAGACGCCGTGTTCCGCTACGAGCGGGGCGTGGACCCCCTGCTGCCCGAACGCGCGGCGGCCCGACTGGTGGGCCTGCTGGGCGACACGGGCGGACAGGTGCACCCCGGCGCGACCGTCGTGGGCGACCCGGAGATCCCCGGCCGGATCGAGGCGACGGGTGAGCAGATCCGCGCGCTGCTGGGCATGCCGGTGGACACCGACGAGATGCGCGGCATCCTCACCCGCCTCGGGTGCGTCGTGGATGGCGAGGGGGACACGCTGAGCGTCCTGCCGCCCTCGTGGCGGGTGGACATGGCGATCTGGCAGGACCTCGCCGAGGAGGTCGCGCGCCTGCACGGCTTCGTGCACCTCCCCGAGACCCTCCCCACCCTGCGCGTGCACGAGAGCAACCTCGGCGCGGAAAGGGAAGGCGTGGCCCGCGCGACCCTGCGCCGCACCCTGGCCGGGCTGGGCGCGCAGGAGGTCGTCACGTACACCTTCACGAGCGACGAGGAAGCCCACAAGGCCCGCACCGAGCGGCCCGGCGTGCGCCTGCGTAACCCCCTGAGCGCCGACCGGACGGCCCTGCGCACCGCGCTGTACCCCAGCCTCGTGAAGGCCGCGCAGGCCCACGCCAAGGGCGACCGCGCGCTGATCTTCGAGATGGGCCGCATCTTCCCGGCCACCGGCGAGACCGAGCGGATGGGCCTCCTGATGCGCGGTCCGCTCGCGCCCCGCACCGATCAGGCGGGCGTGGCCGGGGACTTCCGCGCGTTCAAGGGCCTCGTGGAATCCCTGGCGGGCACCCTGGGCGCCAGCTTCGAACTGCGCCAGCTGCGCGGGGACGCCGTGCCTGCGGCGCTGCACCCCGGCATCGCGGGCGAGGTCGTCTGGAACGGGCAGAGCGTCGGCTGGCTGGGCGCGCTGCACCCCGAGATCGCCCAGGCGTTCGGCCTCAAGGGCGACACCTTCCTGATGGAAGCGGCGCTGCCCCTGCCGCCCCGCGAGTGGGCGTTCCGCGACCCCAGCCGCGCCCCCGCCGCGTGGCGCGACCTCGCCGTCATCACCCCCACCGGTGTCAGCTACGGCGAGATCGCCGCCCTGCTGCGCGAACACGGCGGCACGCTGCTCGAAAGCGTGGAACCCTTCGACGTGTTCACCGGCGAGCAGATCGGCGCGGGCAACCGCTCCGTCGCGGTGCGCCTCGTCTTCCGCGGCGAGAAGACCCTCACCGACGCCGAGGTGGACCCCGTCATGGACGCCCTCATGGGCGCCGTGCGCGCGCAGGGCTGGACCATCCGCGAGAAGTAA
- a CDS encoding NUDIX domain-containing protein yields MTLMQLREVWGNRPLIAAAVGVLIQDEQGRVLLQRRGDDGLWSEPGGALEPGEAFLTGARRELFEETGLTCPDLTLLPLPEGLQDGPELFHRYPNGHEIYIVGMRAHGTLSAAALEGAAPDDSGETLELRWFPLDALPDLSNNANRASLNVLRARAGLPPLPLAPTPPAPPVGNFLMELRRVIGPRPWFAPGSNVVVTDDRGRLLLLRHGHTHLWTLPGGSLEPGETFAQTAARELHEETGLHATHLEPLHMFAGPEYRFTYPNGHVVDFVSVLYRAHGVTGTLTPQDGEVMEVGWFSPDDLPGEEDLSGELIRANLRWWRTHG; encoded by the coding sequence ATGACCCTGATGCAACTGCGCGAAGTGTGGGGCAACCGCCCGCTGATCGCCGCCGCCGTGGGCGTCCTGATCCAGGACGAGCAGGGCCGTGTGCTCCTGCAACGGCGCGGCGACGACGGCCTGTGGAGCGAACCCGGCGGCGCGCTGGAACCCGGCGAAGCGTTCCTGACCGGCGCCCGGCGCGAACTGTTCGAGGAGACCGGGCTGACGTGCCCCGACCTGACCCTCCTGCCGCTCCCCGAGGGGTTGCAGGACGGTCCGGAACTGTTCCACCGCTACCCGAACGGGCACGAGATCTACATCGTCGGGATGCGCGCCCACGGCACCCTGAGCGCCGCCGCGCTGGAGGGGGCCGCGCCGGACGACAGCGGCGAGACGCTGGAGCTGCGCTGGTTCCCGCTGGACGCCCTGCCGGACCTGAGCAACAACGCCAACCGCGCCAGCCTGAACGTCCTGCGCGCCCGCGCTGGCCTCCCACCCCTGCCGCTGGCCCCCACGCCCCCCGCGCCACCAGTCGGGAATTTCCTGATGGAGCTGCGGCGCGTGATCGGCCCGCGCCCCTGGTTCGCGCCCGGCTCGAACGTCGTCGTCACCGACGACCGGGGGCGCCTCCTGCTGCTGCGGCACGGGCACACGCACCTATGGACCCTGCCCGGCGGCAGCCTGGAACCCGGCGAGACCTTCGCCCAGACTGCCGCGCGGGAGCTGCATGAGGAGACCGGCCTGCACGCCACCCACCTGGAGCCGCTGCACATGTTCGCCGGACCCGAGTACCGCTTCACGTACCCCAACGGGCACGTCGTGGACTTCGTCTCGGTCCTGTACCGCGCCCACGGCGTCACCGGCACCCTCACCCCACAGGACGGCGAGGTGATGGAGGTCGGCTGGTTCAGCCCCGACGACCTGCCGGGCGAAGAGGACCTGAGCGGGGAACTGATCCGCGCGAACCTCCGCTGGTGGCGCACGCACGGCTGA
- a CDS encoding glycosyltransferase family 4 protein, with the protein MRTDAAPLRVLFVTDAPAVGGSEVYMREIIPPMRAHGVHAEVAMPDVPGTADFRAQLQARGIPVHAYRTLAEVARVEGEGRGFDLTVLSSWNPRGYRKYYRALRGPFVSLVHDQLMLHIPGLPQGVYRAGYEWLQAGDIRGAQHVITVSEWGAAYLRRHHRMTQVHAVPNGVDTVKFRPGDPQERAALRGRLGFTGFTVLNPARMSIEKNHPAVIAAAWQAPELHFVLVGTGYLESALKRAAPRNVTFLGKRHDMPELYRAADVVLQPTIAENQSLATLEALASGTPVVTNDIPAQRELIRMGQEGLLVRGGAPGYVAALRALAAHPDALRRMGLAARQSVLDGHTLDGNARHLATLLTKLAAQHTAGPVTGAGEGSAGASGARVTSAGRR; encoded by the coding sequence ATGAGGACCGATGCTGCGCCGCTGCGCGTGCTGTTCGTGACCGACGCGCCCGCCGTGGGCGGCAGCGAGGTCTACATGCGCGAGATCATCCCCCCCATGCGCGCGCACGGCGTGCACGCCGAGGTCGCCATGCCGGACGTGCCGGGCACCGCCGACTTCCGCGCGCAGCTTCAGGCGCGCGGCATTCCGGTGCACGCCTACCGCACCCTGGCCGAGGTCGCCCGCGTGGAAGGCGAGGGGCGGGGCTTCGACCTGACGGTCCTGAGCAGCTGGAACCCGCGCGGGTACCGCAAGTACTACCGCGCGTTGCGCGGGCCGTTCGTGTCGCTGGTGCACGATCAGCTCATGCTGCACATCCCGGGCCTCCCGCAGGGCGTGTACCGCGCCGGCTACGAGTGGTTGCAGGCCGGGGACATCCGGGGCGCGCAGCACGTGATCACCGTGTCCGAGTGGGGCGCGGCGTACCTGCGGCGCCACCACCGCATGACCCAGGTGCACGCCGTGCCGAACGGCGTGGACACCGTGAAGTTCCGCCCCGGCGACCCGCAGGAGCGCGCCGCGCTGCGCGGGCGCCTGGGCTTCACCGGCTTCACGGTGCTGAACCCGGCCCGCATGAGCATCGAGAAGAACCACCCGGCGGTCATCGCGGCGGCGTGGCAGGCGCCGGAACTGCACTTCGTGCTCGTCGGCACCGGGTACCTGGAAAGCGCCCTGAAGCGAGCGGCGCCGCGCAACGTGACGTTCCTGGGCAAGCGGCACGACATGCCCGAGCTGTACCGCGCGGCGGACGTGGTGCTGCAACCCACCATCGCGGAGAACCAGTCCCTGGCGACCCTGGAGGCCCTGGCGAGCGGCACGCCGGTCGTCACGAACGACATCCCCGCGCAGCGCGAACTGATCCGCATGGGCCAGGAGGGACTGCTCGTGCGCGGCGGGGCGCCCGGCTACGTGGCGGCGCTGCGGGCCCTGGCCGCCCACCCGGACGCCCTGCGCCGCATGGGGCTCGCCGCGCGCCAGAGCGTGCTGGACGGGCACACGCTGGACGGCAACGCCCGCCACCTCGCCACGCTGCTGACGAAACTGGCCGCCCAGCACACGGCCGGGCCGGTGACCGGGGCGGGGGAAGGGAGCGCCGGGGCCAGCGGCGCCCGGGTCACCTCCGCCGGCCGCCGGTGA
- a CDS encoding YihY/virulence factor BrkB family protein → MRLKPADLFTLLREAFLAFGQDKAPRLAAAIAYYAMFSIAPLLLLAVAVAGRFLTDSAVLDQLFGPAGLVSQNLGSDTAEFLRGLIKPDSLLKGSLVATIAAFVTLFMGATGLFVQVQDALNSMWGADPAPPQGIVNILWTRVKSFLMIIVIGLLLIVFLGLNTYLSAIAQTLGDTIGAGAFFVRLGTALLSTLFLAPVFAGVYKVLPDVKLQWHEVWVGGFFTSTLFTLGQLGIGLYLGQAAPGSAFGAAATLIVLLLWIYYSAMIFFFGAEVTWVYSQKFGTHAGGAANTAKKEALAAQGVDIDPTESAQERDAKDAAGRPAQGARGRVLGVAVPKLPRVLKQVPRREEGRMLPTVRAALWNALTAVLAVPVVIVLRLLGITGGRRR, encoded by the coding sequence ATGAGGCTCAAGCCTGCCGACCTGTTCACCCTGCTGCGCGAGGCCTTCCTGGCCTTCGGGCAGGACAAGGCCCCGCGCCTCGCCGCCGCGATCGCCTACTACGCCATGTTCAGCATCGCGCCGCTCCTGCTGCTCGCGGTGGCGGTCGCCGGGCGGTTCCTGACCGACTCGGCGGTCCTGGATCAGCTGTTCGGCCCGGCGGGGCTGGTGTCGCAAAACCTCGGCAGCGACACCGCCGAGTTCCTGCGCGGCCTGATCAAACCCGACAGCCTGCTCAAGGGCAGTCTCGTGGCGACCATCGCGGCGTTCGTGACGCTGTTCATGGGCGCCACGGGCCTGTTCGTGCAGGTGCAGGACGCCCTGAACTCCATGTGGGGCGCCGACCCGGCCCCGCCGCAGGGCATCGTGAACATCCTGTGGACGCGCGTGAAGTCGTTCCTGATGATCATCGTGATCGGCCTGCTGCTGATCGTGTTCCTGGGCCTGAACACGTACCTGTCGGCCATCGCGCAGACCCTGGGGGACACCATCGGCGCGGGCGCGTTCTTCGTGCGGCTGGGCACGGCGCTGCTGTCCACGCTGTTCCTCGCGCCGGTCTTCGCGGGCGTGTACAAGGTGCTGCCCGACGTGAAACTCCAGTGGCACGAGGTGTGGGTGGGGGGCTTCTTCACGTCCACGCTGTTCACGCTGGGCCAGCTGGGCATCGGCCTGTACCTGGGGCAGGCGGCGCCCGGCAGCGCCTTCGGGGCGGCCGCGACCCTGATCGTGCTGCTGCTGTGGATCTACTACTCCGCGATGATCTTCTTCTTCGGCGCCGAGGTGACCTGGGTGTACTCGCAGAAGTTCGGCACGCACGCCGGGGGCGCTGCGAACACCGCGAAGAAGGAAGCGCTGGCCGCGCAGGGCGTGGACATCGACCCCACCGAGAGCGCCCAGGAACGCGACGCGAAGGACGCTGCCGGGCGCCCCGCGCAGGGCGCCCGGGGCCGCGTGCTGGGCGTGGCGGTCCCGAAACTGCCGCGCGTGCTCAAGCAGGTGCCGCGCCGCGAGGAAGGCCGCATGCTGCCGACCGTCCGCGCCGCGCTGTGGAACGCCCTGACTGCCGTGCTTGCCGTGCCGGTCGTGATCGTGCTGCGCCTGCTGGGGATCACCGGCGGCCGGCGGAGGTGA
- a CDS encoding thioesterase family protein, producing the protein MHAIPEGFTQTLTVTVTDDMTVDFGELGRLHPVYATYWMAKHFEEAGRKIILPFLEDGEGGIGTQVDVTHTASALPGMTVTVTATFDRMEGRRVVARMRAVNELGDEIGFGSTTQMVLPQARIDAGFDTLRARWAERGNG; encoded by the coding sequence ATGCACGCCATCCCGGAAGGCTTCACGCAGACCCTGACCGTGACCGTCACCGACGACATGACCGTCGATTTTGGCGAACTGGGCCGCCTGCACCCCGTGTACGCCACGTACTGGATGGCCAAGCACTTCGAGGAGGCCGGGCGCAAGATCATCCTGCCCTTCCTGGAAGACGGCGAGGGAGGCATCGGCACGCAGGTGGACGTCACGCACACGGCCTCCGCGCTGCCCGGCATGACCGTCACCGTGACCGCCACCTTCGACCGGATGGAGGGGCGGCGCGTCGTCGCCCGGATGCGCGCCGTGAACGAACTCGGCGACGAGATCGGATTTGGCAGCACCACCCAGATGGTCCTGCCGCAGGCGCGCATCGACGCGGGGTTCGACACGCTGCGCGCCCGCTGGGCTGAGAGGGGGAATGGTTGA
- a CDS encoding NAD-dependent malic enzyme, translating to MPKSLPVSRYYDVQRDEAGQRFIRVNVTGLALLQNPLLNKTTAFTPQERRELDLEGLVPPHTSTFDEQKERTYLRYLKCGSDLEKHEYLRALQDRNEVLFYAILEDHLEEMLPIIYTPTVGEAVRNYSSNYRYPRGFTVSTGDIDRVDDMLENVTVNDVRMIVATDSSAILGIGDQGFGGMAISIGKLSLYTAAGGVGPDKTLPVELDVGTNRQDLIDDPLYLGVHHQRLTGAEYDEFLDAFVEAVSHRYPKAIIQWEDFSRGTAFRVLERYRRVVPSFNDDIQGTGAMALAGLMRAAQIKGERLEDQVFVIVGAGAAGIGVAMAIRQGLMTWGGLSFADANARVFVVDRHGLLMHGQPDLEEQQLSFVRRPEDLQGWTYEGEYPSMHDVLVNARATALLGFTGVPGLFRQESIEAMLVNTPRPIVFPLSNPSSHVEARPADVIHWTHGGAIVASGSPFPDVEYDGQRHPIGQGNNAFIFPGLGFGAIASRAREITDTMVMEAARTLAEFTAQYGERVYPPISDLRELSIQVAVNVALQSIRDGVCAERRIRNMTRDELEQVIRVRAWEPRYLPLRKG from the coding sequence ATGCCGAAATCTCTTCCCGTGTCCCGGTACTACGACGTGCAGCGCGATGAGGCCGGTCAGCGCTTCATCCGCGTGAACGTGACGGGCCTCGCCCTGCTGCAAAACCCCCTGCTGAACAAGACCACCGCGTTCACCCCGCAGGAGCGGCGCGAACTGGATCTCGAGGGCCTCGTGCCGCCCCACACCAGCACCTTCGACGAGCAGAAGGAACGCACGTACCTGCGCTACCTGAAGTGCGGCTCCGACCTGGAAAAGCACGAGTACCTGCGCGCCCTGCAGGACCGCAACGAGGTGCTGTTCTACGCGATCCTCGAAGATCACCTCGAGGAGATGCTGCCCATCATCTACACGCCCACCGTGGGCGAGGCGGTGCGGAACTACTCCAGCAACTACCGCTACCCGCGCGGCTTCACGGTCAGCACCGGCGACATCGACCGGGTGGACGACATGCTGGAGAACGTCACCGTGAACGACGTGCGCATGATCGTCGCGACCGACAGCAGCGCCATCCTGGGCATCGGCGACCAGGGCTTCGGCGGCATGGCGATCAGTATCGGCAAGCTGTCCCTGTACACCGCCGCCGGGGGCGTCGGGCCGGACAAGACCCTGCCCGTGGAACTCGACGTCGGCACGAACCGCCAGGACCTGATCGACGATCCGCTGTACCTGGGCGTGCACCACCAGCGCCTGACCGGCGCCGAGTACGACGAGTTCCTCGACGCGTTCGTGGAGGCCGTGTCGCACCGCTACCCGAAGGCGATCATCCAGTGGGAGGACTTCAGCCGCGGCACCGCCTTCCGCGTGCTCGAACGCTACCGCCGCGTGGTGCCCAGCTTCAACGACGACATCCAGGGCACGGGCGCCATGGCCCTGGCGGGCCTGATGCGCGCCGCGCAGATCAAGGGCGAGCGGCTGGAGGACCAGGTGTTCGTGATCGTCGGCGCGGGCGCCGCCGGGATCGGCGTGGCCATGGCGATCCGGCAGGGCCTGATGACCTGGGGCGGCCTGAGCTTTGCTGACGCCAACGCCCGGGTGTTCGTCGTGGACCGCCACGGCCTGCTCATGCACGGCCAGCCGGACCTGGAGGAACAGCAGCTGAGCTTCGTGCGCCGCCCCGAGGACCTTCAGGGCTGGACGTACGAGGGCGAGTACCCCAGCATGCACGACGTCCTCGTGAACGCGCGGGCCACGGCGCTGCTGGGCTTCACCGGCGTGCCCGGCCTGTTCCGCCAGGAGAGCATCGAGGCGATGCTGGTGAACACCCCGCGCCCCATCGTGTTCCCGCTCAGCAACCCCAGCAGCCACGTCGAGGCCCGCCCCGCCGACGTGATCCACTGGACGCACGGCGGCGCGATCGTCGCCTCGGGCAGCCCCTTCCCCGACGTGGAGTACGACGGGCAGCGCCACCCCATCGGGCAGGGCAACAACGCGTTCATCTTCCCGGGCCTGGGCTTCGGCGCGATCGCCAGCCGCGCCCGCGAGATCACCGACACCATGGTCATGGAGGCCGCCCGCACCCTGGCCGAATTCACCGCGCAGTACGGCGAGCGCGTCTACCCGCCCATCAGCGACCTGCGCGAACTGAGCATCCAGGTGGCGGTGAACGTCGCCCTGCAATCCATCCGCGACGGCGTGTGCGCCGAACGCCGCATCCGCAACATGACCCGGGACGAACTCGAACAGGTCATCCGGGTCCGCGCCTGGGAACCCCGCTACCTCCCGCTGCGCAAGGGGTGA